The Leptospira neocaledonica genomic sequence ATCTGTCCATAATTCCATGCAGTATTTTTAATTAATGTTTTTAGGACCTTGTCAAATGCTGAACTTAGAGTATCTGAAGTAGAAATATCCCAGAGCAAACTTTCTCCAATTGCCCAGGAGATTTCTTTCTTTTTCCTTTGCGTAATATCTAGATAATAAACTAAAAATCCGTCAGGTTTCGGATAGATCCTAACTTCTATCCATGAGTTAAATGGTTCGTAGAATGCCTCAAATACACAGGATTTTCTGGTCTCCTTTGCCTTCTTGTATTGTGCTTCGAATTCTGTTCCGTAAAGCCTTGGAAAATCTGTAAGTAAATTTTTGCCGATCAGGCTCTCTTTTGGACTACGTATGACCTCTTCCGCTTTTTTGTTGATATACGTTAAGTTCCACTCCAGATCCGCAATGATAAATGCGTCAGGTATATGATCTAACAGTAAGTGTTCATCTTTATTTATTTCGGGAGTTTGGTCCGGAACCCCTTGTTCCGATAATCTGTTACTCTTTCCCGAGGACATTCTACCAAGGGTATAATTGTTAACCGAATTTGGAAAGAATTTCTGGGATTTTTTCTGGATGAATAGGCCTGGAATAATAATAACCTTGGCCCACATCGCAACCTGCTTCTTTCATCAATCTTTCTACTTCAGCGGTTTCGATTCCTTCTGCCACGACATTCATTCCTAATTTATGGCCCAAATCTATGGAAGCCTGACAAATAAACAATGATTCTCTATCCCTTGGGGAATCCATAACGAAGGATTTGTCTATCTTCAATTCAGTGAATGGAAATCTATGCAATTGTTTCAGGGAAGAATAGCCGGTGCCAAAGTCGTCGATGGATAGACCAATTCCGCGAATCCTGAGTCTGGTCAAAATATCCTGAGTAAAACGAATATTCTCCAAAAAGCCTGTTTCCGTAATTTCCATCTGGAATTGGCTCTGTGGAATTCCTTTGTTCTTAATTTTCGATAGTATTCTTTCCGGAAAATCCAGTTCAGTCAAAGTTACAGGAGAAACGTTAACCGCTACACGGAGTCTTCTTCCGTTTCCATGCCAGATCCTTGTCTCGTCCAGCGCTAGATCGATGATCTTCTCAGTCATCAGGTTTAAAATTGTGCTCTCTTTTTCCATCAAAGGTAAAAAAGAATCCGGAAACACTAATCCTAATTTGGGATGGTTCCATCTCACCAGAGCCTCGAAACCTTCTACCC encodes the following:
- a CDS encoding EAL domain-containing response regulator, which codes for MTDQRNSKKLLILDDEEEIAKILGEIAVDCGFSVSLSHTAPDFLDMLDPSFDCVILDLMIPGMDGVDVIRFLSEKDVHPDVILISGADRRTLHSAETLAGEYGLHIAAVMEKPIRVSDIRNILSAIAEKESDISSRTKTGGKGKSGPTFEKEEVLEAVRSDQFVLYYQPKFDLKTGRVEGFEALVRWNHPKLGLVFPDSFLPLMEKESTILNLMTEKIIDLALDETRIWHGNGRRLRVAVNVSPVTLTELDFPERILSKIKNKGIPQSQFQMEITETGFLENIRFTQDILTRLRIRGIGLSIDDFGTGYSSLKQLHRFPFTELKIDKSFVMDSPRDRESLFICQASIDLGHKLGMNVVAEGIETAEVERLMKEAGCDVGQGYYYSRPIHPEKIPEILSKFG